The DNA region CACGCCGATCGGACTCCCCGCGGACTGGCCGGTGCTGGTGGACTCGGCGGTGGTCGACCTCCCGTACGTGCTGGTCGGCAGCGGTCGCCGGCGGGGGAAGCTGCTCGTTCCGGGCAAGGCGTTCGCGGAGCTGCCGAACGCCGTGGTGCTGGAGGGACTCGGGGTCGCCTGACCGTTTCCGTTTCCGTTTCCGTCAGGCGGTCGTGTGGTGGGCCAGGGCGAGGTGGGGGTCCTTCTCGCCCGGCGCGGGTGACGGGTCCGCGTGGACCAGGGCCGCGGTGAGCCCCGGGACGGCGTGCAGCAGAGCGTGCTCGGCCTCGACCGCGATGCCGTGGGCCTGCCGCACGCTCGCCTCGCCGTCGACGACCACCGCCACCTCGGCGCGCAGCCGGTGGCCGATCCAGCGCAGTCGCAGCTCACCCACCGCCTGCACGCCCGGCACCTGGTTCAGCGCCCGCTCGGCCGTGTCGACCAGCTCCGGGTCGATCGCGTCCATGACCCGGCGGAAGACCTCGCGTGCGGCGTCGCGCAGCACCAGCAGCAGGGCGACCGTGATCGCCAACCCGACCACCGGGTCGGCGAGTTGCCAGCCGACCGCCGCGCCGCCCGCGCCGAGGAGCACGGCGAGCGAGGTGAATCCGTCGGTGCGCGCGTGCAGCCCGTCCGCGACGAGCGCGGCCGAGCCGATCTCGCGGCCGACACGGATGCGGTAGCGGGCCACCCACTCGTTGCCCGCGAAGCCGATGACGGCCGCGGCGGCCACGATCGGGATGTGCTCGACCAGTCGCGGCGAGAACAGCCGGTCGATGGCCGTCCAGCCGGCGAAGACCGCGGACGCGGCGATGGTCAGCACGATCGCGAGTCCCGCCAGGTCCTCCGCCCGGCCGTAGCCGTACGTGAACCGGCGCGTCGCCGCCCTCCTGCCCAGCACGAAGGCGATGCCGAGCGGTACGGCGGTGAGCGCGTCCGCCGCGTTGTGCACGGTGTCGCCGAGCAGCGCGACCGAACCGGAGACCGCGACGACAGCCGCCTGGGCCACCGCGGTCACGCCGAGGACGGCCAGCGAGATCCAGAGGGTGCGGATGCCTCGGGCAGAGGATTCGAGGGCCGGGTCGACCTTGTCGGTGGTCGCGTGGGAGTGGGGCTTGAGGAGGTGGGCGATGCGGTGGGCGAGACGGTGACGGAGATCGTGACGGAGGCCGTGGCGGGCGCGGGGCGGGAGGCCGTCGCCGTGCTCGTGGTCGGGGCCGTCGCGGTCCTGCCGGTGCCCGTGATGGTGATGCCCGTGCCCGTGCTCGCCCTGGTCGCTGTGCCCGTGGTGCCCGGCGCTCACATGGATCCCCTTTCCGGTTTCCGGTGTGCTCGGTGGACTCGGTGACGTCCACGGAGCCATTATGTGCGTATGAGCGCACGCATGCACCTGTCACCTGCGAACGATGAGCATCCGCGCACGCCGGGCGAGGAGCAGTTCGCCCTCGCCGCGGAGGTTCTCGCCCTCCTGGGGGACCGCACCAGGCTCGTCCTGCTGCATGCCCTGGCCGAGGAGGAGGCCGACGTCACGACGCTCACGGAACGCTGCGGCGCGGCCCGTCCGGCCGTGAGCCAGCATCTGGCTCGGCTGCGGCTCGCGGGTCTCGTCAACACACGTAAGTCGGGCCGCCGGGTGATCTACTCCCTGCGCGACGGCCATCTGCGCCGGGTCGTGGACGAGGCGCTGAACCTGGCCGACCACCGGCTGAGCGACCGGCCGGCGCACGACTGAGGCGGCCTGTTTCGGCAGGGACCCTCGGGTACTCGGGGCGTGAGCCGGAAACCGCCTCCGGGCGCGGGACGCCGATGCGGGTGATGCTGGAGGTGACGGAACCACGGCCCCGAGGGTGCTTCCGACGTTGTCGGACGTCCGCGCACGCCGGTCAGCCCGATTCAGGACGGTACTGCCATGAACCGCGACGCAACACTCCGAAGCGACGTCATCTCCAGCCATGCGGTGGTCGGTGCCCCGTGCTGGGTCAGCCTGACGGCGCGCGACCAGCAGGCCGCGGAGGACTTCTACCGGGCGGTGCTCGGCTGGCGCTTCCGGGAGGCCAGGCTGATGGACCGGTTCCGGATCGCGTACGCGGAAGGGGTGCCCGTGGCGGGCATCGCCGCCGTTGCCTCCACGTGGCAGATGGCCGTCGCCTGGACCCCGTACTTCGCCGTGGACAGCGCGGACGAGGCCGTCGCCCGGGGGCAGGAGCGCGGCGGCACCACGGCGGTCGGGCCCATCGGCTTCCCGCCGGGCCGTGCCGCCCTGCTGGCCGACCGCGACGGAGCCGTCTTCGGTATCTGGGAGGGCCAGCTCGTCGCCGGCTGGGAGACCTGGCGCCGGGCGGCCCCGGCCTTTCTGCGACTGCACACGCGCAACGCCTTCGACGCCGCCATGTTCTACGGGGAGGTCCTGGAGTGGGCGACCTCGGAGCCCGGCTGCATCGAGGTCCACTACGACGGCGACGAGGTCGTGCTGCGCAGCGACGGCGACGTGGTGGCCCGTATCCACTCCGGTGCGGTGGAGGCGGCCCCCGATCCCACGGTCCGGCCGCACTGGCAGGTCCACTTCGCGGTCGACGACGTCGACGCGTGCGTGAGTGCGGCGCTGGCCAACGGAGGCACGGTCCAGGAGGGTGCGTCCTCGCAGGGGGCGGTGCTGCGGGACCCCGACGGCGCGCAGTTCACGGTGGCGTCGCGGAAGGAGCGCTGAGGCCGCGAGGCCCGACTGGCGGGACCGCGCGACCGGAGCACTGGACGGACCGCCGGAACGATGGGATCTCGCCACCAGAATGAATGCCTCCGGCTGAAAAAAGCCCATCAGTGGCCGGAATTGATGAACGCGGCACGGAGTTATTCGTGAATCGATCGAAACCGCTTGCTTCCGCCGTGTCACCACGCGTAGACCTGTCCCCCGCAACACTTGTGTTTCGGGGGGATGTTGGCATATGCAAGGAACTGTCGACGGATTCAGCTATGGGATGGTCACGCCCCTGGCGGCCTACGTCATGGCGTGCCTGGGAGCGGCCCTGGGGCTGCGTTGCATCACCCGGTCACTGCGCAACGACCAGTCGTGGAAGCCGGGCTGGCTGGCGCTGGGAGCCGCATCGATCGGATGCGGAATATGGACGATGCATTTCATCGCCATGATCGGATTCCAGGTCGAGGAAAGCCGTATTCGCTATGACGTCGGCCTGACGATTCTCAGCCTCGCCGTGGCGATTGTCGTCGTCGGCCTGGGCGTCTTCGCCGTCGGCTACCGCGGCGCGAATACGGCGACCCTCCTCATGGCGGGCACCTTCACGGGCATCGGGGTCGCGGCCATGCACTACATAGGCATGGCTGCCATCCGTGTGAACGGCAGCCTGCAGTACGACGTCCGCACGGTGGCCCTCTCCGTCGTGATCGCCATCGTCGCCGCGACCGCCGCGCTCTGGGCCGCGGTCGCGATCCGCGGCTTCATGACCAGTCTGGGTGCCAGCCTCGTCATGGGCGTCGCAGTCTCCGGCATGCACTACACGGGCATGGCGGCCGTCAGCGTGCACCTCCACGACGCGACCGGCTCACCCGGCGACGGCGGCTCCGCCTACTCGCTCCTGCTCCCCATGCTCCTCGGCCCCGCCCTCTTCCTGCTGCTCGCGGGGGTCGTGGTGATGTTCGACCCGATGCTGGTCCTCGGGGACGGCGACTGGAGGCGACCCGTCGCCGGCCGGCGTGCGCCCACGCCCCAGGCGAGCTGGGCCGAAGAGCCCGGCTCCCTGTTCGAGGCACCCTCCGAGACAGGTCGGCGCGCGTATGGGCACGGGACACCGGCGCCGCGCAACTGGTGAGCGTGCGCCGGCTCCGCGGCCCGGGCGAGGGTTCTCGACCGCCGGGCAGTGACTGCTGCTTCCGCGCCGGCCCGCCTCAGTGAGTGGTGGTCACGCCGGGTCGATGCGGGAGACGCTGCCGCCGATGGCGAGCACGTACAGTTCGCCGTCGCCGTCCTGCACGAACGAGATGACCTCGCCGCCGTTGACTCCGAGGTCGCTCTCGCCGGTCACCTTCCCGTTCTTCATCCGCAGAGTGCGCAGGGTGCCGTCGCAGTAGTCGCTGAACACGTACTGCCCCTTGAGGTCCGGGATCGCCTTGCCGCGGTAGACGTATCCGCCGGTCACCGAGCAGCCCAGCCCGGTGCGGTCGTACTCGTGGACCGGCGGCACGTGGTTCGCGGGTTCCGTTCCGCCCCGGAACGGATGGGTGCCCTCCATCCGGGACCAGCCGTAGTTCTCGCCGCCCCTGCTCTTCGCAGGGGCCCAGTCGATCTCCTCCCAGTCGCTCTGGCCGACGTCGCCGATCAGCAGGTCGCCGGTGCGAGCGTCGAAGGAGAACCGCCACGGGTTGCGCAGCCCGTACGCCCAGATCTCGTCCTTCGCGTTCGGATCGTTCACGAAGGGGTTGTCCCGCGGGATCGCGTACGGCGTGCCGCCCCTCGGGTCGATCCGCAGCATCTTGCCGAGCAGCGTGTCGAGGTTCTGTCCGTTGCCGTGCGGGTCTCCGCCCGAGCCGCCGTCGCCGAGCGCGATGTAGAGGTAGCCGTCGGGGCCGAACCCGATGTCACCGCCGTTGTGGTTCGGGTAGGGCTGCGTCTGGGTGATGACGGTGCGCCGGGTGTTCGGCCGGATCTTGCCGTGCCGCACGGCGAACTCGTCCACGGTGCTGGTGCCTTCGAGGTTCGTGAACGAGATGTAGAAGTGCGCGAACCTCTTGTCGAACGCGATGCCCAGCAGGCCGCGTTCGCCGTCGGTGGTGGTCTCGCCGGATATGTCGAGGACGGGCTCGCCGAGCCCCTTGTCGTCCAGGACACGTACCGTGCCTGCGCGTTCGGCTATCCAGACCGTGCCACCGGGCCCGGCGGTGCCGGCGATCGGGTTCTGGGCTGTGGCCACTTCCTTGAGCGCGACCTTCGCCGCCTGACGCGGGGCGGCGGGCTCGTCGGCGGAGGCCGTGGTCAACGCGAGGGATGCGACGAGGCAGATGGTGCCGATGAACGCCGTGCTTCGGGTGTGAACTTTCACCGTGACCCTCCATGAGGCGGGGAGTGGGGAAGTCACCCGGCTGCCTGGGGCAGGGTTGTGTGGGTGTCGCCCGAGCCAGCACGCAACCTGGGTGGGGGGATTGTGTGCCGCTGGCCACGGATGAGGATACTGGGGCAGGGTGGTTTGGCCTAGACCAATAACCGGCCCAACTGCCCCTGTTCCGCTGTGGGTTCACATCTGTGGGTTCACATCCCGCACCCACCGGTGCGTCGCGTCGGCCGTGCCGTCGTCAGCCCAGGCGTGGGATCTCGATCGCCGGGCAGCGGTCCATGACCATGTCGAGGCCGGCCGCGCGGGTGCGGTCGTATGCGGCCTCGTCGATGACGCCGAGCTGGAACCAGACGGCCTTGGCGCCGATGGCGACCGCCTCGTCGGCCACCGGGCCGGCGAGGTCGCTGTTGACGAACACGTCCACGACATCGACGTCGAAGGGGATGTCCTTCAGTGAGGCGTACCCCTTCTCGCCGTGGACCGTCTCCGCCTTCGGGTGGACCGGGACTATGCGCTTGCCGTAGCGCTGGAGGACGTCCGCCACTCCGTAGGCGGCGCGCCGATCGTTCGACGACAGGCCGACGATCGCCCAGGTGTCGCCGGACTCGCTGAGGATCTTGCGGATCGTTGCCGGGTCGCCGTACACGGTCGGCCTCCTTGGGATGCGTACGAGGGCTGCTGCGCGCGACAACAGCGAGCGCGGCGCGGTGATTCCCCCGCCACCGGTCTCGCGCCGAGGCTGCCACCGGGCTCGGGCCGGGGCGGTGGCCTCGGTGCGACGGCCTCAGCGCGACGCGGAGGCGGCCACCAGCAGTTCCGCGTTGCGGTCGCCGGGACCGCCGGCCCAGCCCTCGTGGACGCCGGCCGCCATGCCCGTGGCCAGGTCGGGGGCGTTGTACGACAGCTCCCGGTACAGGGAGGCGAGGCCCACCGCGGACAGGTCGGCGAGGTCCGGGTCGGTGCGGTGCGGGGCGGCGGACTCGACGAGGGTGGTGAACAGGGACACCGTGCCGTCCCCGTTGTCGGCCAGCTCGATCACGCGGGCGTGGTGCGGATAGTCCAGGTGGGAGGCGGTGTTGATCTCCCAGAAGGACCGGGCGGGCGTGGGGTGCGCGTGGGGCGTGATCCGGTTGACATGGCTGTGGCCGTTGATCCAGGCCACCACGTTCGGGAACCGGTGGAGCAGGGCGAGGACCTCCGCACCGTCGTGCCGCGGCTCCTCGGTGCGGGCTGCGTCGGGGCGGCGGGTCATGCTCGGACTGTGGTGGTGGCTGAAGACCAGGACATGGGCGTCGTCGGCCCCGGCGTTGCGTACGAGGCGGCCGTCGGCGTCGTAGGACCGGGAGCTGTGCGCGGCCAGCGTCCGTTCCAGCCAGCGGAGCTGATCGGTGCCCAGCGAGCCCTCGTAGTGGCCGCTGCGGTACGTCGTGTCGATGCTGATGCCGATGACGTTCTCGGCCACCCGGAACGTGTAGTACATCCGGTCGCCGTCCAGGTTGTTCTCCGTGTAGCCGTGGCCGACCGGGCCCGCCCCGGCGTGGGCGGGGTCGAGATGCGCGGCCAGGTAGTCGTGCGGGGTGCACAGCCGGCGCCGTTCGTCGGACGTCACCGTCCGCGCCGAGGAGGCGTGCCGCTTCAGGATCGCCGAGAGCACCTCGCTCTTGGGGTCGTCGCCGGTCTGCAGCGCCTTCGCGTAGGCGGCCGCGTCCGTGGCCGGGACGGACAGCAGCTTGCGGGAGCCGACGGCGACGTCGCCCAGCGCGGGTGACAGACAGCCGCCGGGTATGTCGTCGTGGTTGCCGACCGTGGAGTACCACGGGATGTCGAGCCCCGGGCTGGTCACGGGCCGTATCGCGGCATCGAGGAAGCCGGGTATGCGGGGCAGCCCGCGCCGCTTGTCCAGGTCGCGCAGGGCCGCGTCGTCCGGGTGCCAGTAGAGGGGCAGGCCGGAGCTCTGGACGCCTTCGTAGACCGACGGGTCCCCGGTGTTCGGAGTGATCCTGCCGCCGCTCATCAGCGTGAGGAACCACTCCAGTTCGATCGCGGAGTTGTTGTCGACGTTGTCGCCCGTCGTCATCACGAACCCGGGCGCGAGGCCGGTGTGCGGCCCCTCGCCGAGCGCGTTCACCTGCTCCACGAGCGCCACCGCCCCCGCCACCGTCAGCGCCTCCTGGGCCCGCCACGCGGAGGGCTTGCGCGACCGCAGGAACTCGGTGCGCAGCGGGTTCTGTACGTCCGTGAGGTGCAGGTCGGTGAACTGCACGAAGCACGCGAGCGGTGTGCGCCGGTCCTGGCGGCCGGTGGCGGCAGGCGCGAGATCCCCGCGTACGACCACGGGCCATCCGGGGCCAGAGACCAGCCGTCGGTAGGCGCCGGTGTGCGCGCGGCCGCCGAGGCGGGCCGTCGTCTCCAGGGTGGTCGCCGCGTACGGGGCCGCGCGTCGCGCCGGCCGTCGGGCAGCTCGGGTGGCGAGGGGCGGCTGCGGGGCGGCACTCGCCGCGGCGGCCTGCGCGGAGGGGGCCGGGCGCTGCCGTGGGAAGACGGCAGCCGCTCCTCCGGTCGCTCCCGCGGCGACGGCACCGGACGCGAGTAGAAAGCGACGACGGTTGATCGAGGATGCGGACGGAGACGGAGACGGAGACGGAGACGGCGATGGGGACGGGGGCAGGGATGGGGAAGCGGGTGTGGGCGAGGGCGGGGGAGTGGATGCGGTCCCCGCTGTTTCGGTCCCGGTCATGGGGCGGCCCTCCGGTGCCTCCGAGAGACTCAACTAGCGGAACCACTCATTCAGGCCGCAGGGGCGGGGGTGTGAGCCGGGGTGTGGCGTGGCCGTGAACACCGCCGGAACAGGTGGAGCGGCCGATGGGGCGCCGCACTGCAGGTCCGCCCGCCGGTCCGCGACATCCGCCGTGATAGCTTGCCGAGGCCAGTCGAACCCATGTACGTGGGTCAGGGAATCCGGTGGGAATCCGGAGCTGACGCGCAGCGGTGAGGGTGACGGGCGTGGCATCGGCCACTGGATCGGAACGACGGTCCGGGAAGGCGCCTCGTCCGGGTGACCCCGAGTCCGAAGACCTGCTGGCGGCCTCCGCGGTCACGTGCCGACGGGGGAGCACCGTACGACCGGGCTCCGCGTTCGAGCCCTCGACGCCTGAGGAACTCCCGTGCCTGTCGCACGTCTTGCCCGCCCCGCTGCCCTCGTCCTGTCCGGAGCTCTCCTGCTGACCGGCTGCGGTTCGGGGGACTCGTCCTCCGACACGGACTCCAAGGCCGCCGTCACTCTCGACAACTGCGGACAGACCGTACGCGTCGAGTCCCCGCCCGAGCGGGCGGTCTCCCTGAACCAGGGCACCACCGAGATCATGCTCTCGCTCGGCCTCGCGGACCGTATGGCGGGTACCGCCACCTGGACCGACCCGGTGATGAAGGGCCTGGCGAAGGCGAACGCGAAGGTGGAGCGGATCGCCGACAACAATCCCTCCTTCGAACGGGTCCTGGACGCCGATCCCGACTTCGTCGCCGCCTCGTTCGTGTCGACACTCGGCAAGGGCGGCGTGGCCACCCGGGAGCAGTTCGAGAAGCTCGGTGTGCCCGCTTACGTCTCGCCCTCCGACTGCGTCGGCAAGGACAACGCCTCGGGCGGCGACGGCGCGCGGAAGAAGGCCCTCGGCATCGACGCCATCTACGGCGAAGTGCGCGACCTGGCCGAGGTGTTCGGCGTCGAGAAGCGGGGCGAGCAACTCGTCGCCGATCTCAAACAGCGGATGAAGAAGGCCACTTCGGGGATCGACGCCTCCGACGTCACCCTCCTGTACTGGTTCGCCAACTCCGACTCGCCCTACATGGCGGGCTGTTGTGGTGCGCCCGGCGTCATCACCCGGACCCTCGGCGCGAAGAACGTCTTCGACGACACGCACGAGGAGTGGCCCCAGATCAACTGGGAGACCGTCGCCGACCGCGACCCCGACGTGCTCGTCATCGGCGATCTGACGCGCAAGTCGCAGACCGCCGAGTCCGCGAAGAAGAAGATCGAGTTCCTGGAGTCCGACCCGGTCACCAGGAACATGACCGCCGTCAAGAAGAAGCGGTACGTCCTGCTCAGCGGGCAGGCGATGAACCCGACCATCCGCACGGTCGAGGGCGTCGAGCAAGTCGCCTCCGCCCTGCGGGAGTTCGGGCTCGCCGGGTGACACGGCCGCGTCTGGGACTGCTCATCGCCGCGGGCGTCGCCCTGCTCCTCGTGTCCGTCGCCTTCGCGATCACCATCGGTCCCGCGGACATCCGGGTCGGCGACGTCTGGTCCGTGGTCGCGTCCCATCTCGGCTGGGGCAGCTCGGAGTTGACCCCGATCCGGGACGGGATCGTCTGGGAGCTGCGGCTGCCGCGCACGCTCCTGGCGGCCGTGTGCGGGGCCGGACTCGCCGTGTGCGGTGCGGTGATGCAGTCCCTGCTGCGCAACCCGCTCGCCGACCCGTTCGTCCTCGGGGTGTCCTCGGGCGCCTCGACAGGCGCCGTGATCGTGGTCGTCCTCGGTATCGGCGGAGGGCTGGTCTCCGTCTCCGCGGGCGCGTTCCTCGGCGCGGTGCTGTCGTTCGGGCTCGTGCTGCTGCTCAGCCACACGCTGGGCGGGGCGACGGACCGTGTGGTGCTGAGCGGGGTCGCCGCCATGCAGCTCTTCTCCGCGCTCACCTCCTTCGTCGTGATGACCGCCGCCGACGCCGAGACCACCCGCGGGGTGCTGTTCTGGCTGCTCGGTTCGCTGAGCGGGGTCGGCTGGACCGATGTCTGGGTGTGCTTCGCGGTGCTCGCGGTGACCCTGCTGGTGTGCCTCGGGTACGCGCGGACGCTCGACGCGTTCGCCTTCGGCCAGGACGCCGCCGCGACGCTCGGGGTCTCCGTGGCCCGTACGCGACTGGTGCTGCTGTGTGCCACGGCGTTGCTGACCGCCGCACTCGTCA from Streptomyces sp. NBC_00258 includes:
- a CDS encoding PQQ-dependent sugar dehydrogenase, with translation MKVHTRSTAFIGTICLVASLALTTASADEPAAPRQAAKVALKEVATAQNPIAGTAGPGGTVWIAERAGTVRVLDDKGLGEPVLDISGETTTDGERGLLGIAFDKRFAHFYISFTNLEGTSTVDEFAVRHGKIRPNTRRTVITQTQPYPNHNGGDIGFGPDGYLYIALGDGGSGGDPHGNGQNLDTLLGKMLRIDPRGGTPYAIPRDNPFVNDPNAKDEIWAYGLRNPWRFSFDARTGDLLIGDVGQSDWEEIDWAPAKSRGGENYGWSRMEGTHPFRGGTEPANHVPPVHEYDRTGLGCSVTGGYVYRGKAIPDLKGQYVFSDYCDGTLRTLRMKNGKVTGESDLGVNGGEVISFVQDGDGELYVLAIGGSVSRIDPA
- a CDS encoding MHYT domain-containing protein; translated protein: MQGTVDGFSYGMVTPLAAYVMACLGAALGLRCITRSLRNDQSWKPGWLALGAASIGCGIWTMHFIAMIGFQVEESRIRYDVGLTILSLAVAIVVVGLGVFAVGYRGANTATLLMAGTFTGIGVAAMHYIGMAAIRVNGSLQYDVRTVALSVVIAIVAATAALWAAVAIRGFMTSLGASLVMGVAVSGMHYTGMAAVSVHLHDATGSPGDGGSAYSLLLPMLLGPALFLLLAGVVVMFDPMLVLGDGDWRRPVAGRRAPTPQASWAEEPGSLFEAPSETGRRAYGHGTPAPRNW
- a CDS encoding FecCD family ABC transporter permease, yielding MTRPRLGLLIAAGVALLLVSVAFAITIGPADIRVGDVWSVVASHLGWGSSELTPIRDGIVWELRLPRTLLAAVCGAGLAVCGAVMQSLLRNPLADPFVLGVSSGASTGAVIVVVLGIGGGLVSVSAGAFLGAVLSFGLVLLLSHTLGGATDRVVLSGVAAMQLFSALTSFVVMTAADAETTRGVLFWLLGSLSGVGWTDVWVCFAVLAVTLLVCLGYARTLDAFAFGQDAAATLGVSVARTRLVLLCATALLTAALVSSAGAIGFVGLVLPHAARALVGSGHARLLPVTALAGAVFLVWVDTLARTVLDPQEVPVGVVTSLIGVPVFVLVLYRTRRA
- a CDS encoding cation diffusion facilitator family transporter, producing the protein MSAGHHGHSDQGEHGHGHHHHGHRQDRDGPDHEHGDGLPPRARHGLRHDLRHRLAHRIAHLLKPHSHATTDKVDPALESSARGIRTLWISLAVLGVTAVAQAAVVAVSGSVALLGDTVHNAADALTAVPLGIAFVLGRRAATRRFTYGYGRAEDLAGLAIVLTIAASAVFAGWTAIDRLFSPRLVEHIPIVAAAAVIGFAGNEWVARYRIRVGREIGSAALVADGLHARTDGFTSLAVLLGAGGAAVGWQLADPVVGLAITVALLLVLRDAAREVFRRVMDAIDPELVDTAERALNQVPGVQAVGELRLRWIGHRLRAEVAVVVDGEASVRQAHGIAVEAEHALLHAVPGLTAALVHADPSPAPGEKDPHLALAHHTTA
- a CDS encoding TIGR03767 family metallophosphoesterase → MTGTETAGTASTPPPSPTPASPSLPPSPSPSPSPSPSPSASSINRRRFLLASGAVAAGATGGAAAVFPRQRPAPSAQAAAASAAPQPPLATRAARRPARRAAPYAATTLETTARLGGRAHTGAYRRLVSGPGWPVVVRGDLAPAATGRQDRRTPLACFVQFTDLHLTDVQNPLRTEFLRSRKPSAWRAQEALTVAGAVALVEQVNALGEGPHTGLAPGFVMTTGDNVDNNSAIELEWFLTLMSGGRITPNTGDPSVYEGVQSSGLPLYWHPDDAALRDLDKRRGLPRIPGFLDAAIRPVTSPGLDIPWYSTVGNHDDIPGGCLSPALGDVAVGSRKLLSVPATDAAAYAKALQTGDDPKSEVLSAILKRHASSARTVTSDERRRLCTPHDYLAAHLDPAHAGAGPVGHGYTENNLDGDRMYYTFRVAENVIGISIDTTYRSGHYEGSLGTDQLRWLERTLAAHSSRSYDADGRLVRNAGADDAHVLVFSHHHSPSMTRRPDAARTEEPRHDGAEVLALLHRFPNVVAWINGHSHVNRITPHAHPTPARSFWEINTASHLDYPHHARVIELADNGDGTVSLFTTLVESAAPHRTDPDLADLSAVGLASLYRELSYNAPDLATGMAAGVHEGWAGGPGDRNAELLVAASASR
- a CDS encoding ABC transporter substrate-binding protein; amino-acid sequence: MPVARLARPAALVLSGALLLTGCGSGDSSSDTDSKAAVTLDNCGQTVRVESPPERAVSLNQGTTEIMLSLGLADRMAGTATWTDPVMKGLAKANAKVERIADNNPSFERVLDADPDFVAASFVSTLGKGGVATREQFEKLGVPAYVSPSDCVGKDNASGGDGARKKALGIDAIYGEVRDLAEVFGVEKRGEQLVADLKQRMKKATSGIDASDVTLLYWFANSDSPYMAGCCGAPGVITRTLGAKNVFDDTHEEWPQINWETVADRDPDVLVIGDLTRKSQTAESAKKKIEFLESDPVTRNMTAVKKKRYVLLSGQAMNPTIRTVEGVEQVASALREFGLAG
- a CDS encoding VOC family protein, whose translation is MNRDATLRSDVISSHAVVGAPCWVSLTARDQQAAEDFYRAVLGWRFREARLMDRFRIAYAEGVPVAGIAAVASTWQMAVAWTPYFAVDSADEAVARGQERGGTTAVGPIGFPPGRAALLADRDGAVFGIWEGQLVAGWETWRRAAPAFLRLHTRNAFDAAMFYGEVLEWATSEPGCIEVHYDGDEVVLRSDGDVVARIHSGAVEAAPDPTVRPHWQVHFAVDDVDACVSAALANGGTVQEGASSQGAVLRDPDGAQFTVASRKER
- a CDS encoding ArsR/SmtB family transcription factor, with amino-acid sequence MSARMHLSPANDEHPRTPGEEQFALAAEVLALLGDRTRLVLLHALAEEEADVTTLTERCGAARPAVSQHLARLRLAGLVNTRKSGRRVIYSLRDGHLRRVVDEALNLADHRLSDRPAHD
- a CDS encoding CoA-binding protein, whose product is MYGDPATIRKILSESGDTWAIVGLSSNDRRAAYGVADVLQRYGKRIVPVHPKAETVHGEKGYASLKDIPFDVDVVDVFVNSDLAGPVADEAVAIGAKAVWFQLGVIDEAAYDRTRAAGLDMVMDRCPAIEIPRLG